The following proteins are co-located in the Acinetobacter sp. NCu2D-2 genome:
- a CDS encoding 2-hydroxyacid dehydrogenase, which translates to MKQKVVVFSQIDSEIQSKLEQRYEVININPKLGDVNQQLLQHVANADGMIGAGRMLNEANLNTAQQLKIISSVSVGYDNYDLNYLNEKNIYLAHTPHVLTETTADLAFTLLMSAARKVPYLDQWTKQGQWKRTVGINEFGVDIFGKTLGIIGLGHIGAAIARRGHYGFNMNILYHNRREKIELAEALNAQYCDLASLLAQSDFVVVAVDLNADSKHLIGALELAKMQPHVVLVNISRGSVIDEQALIDALKAKRIFAAGLDVYQIEPLQDSELFSLDNVVTLPHVGSATAQTRKRMSELAYQNLVEALEGRTPRYVVNPKFA; encoded by the coding sequence ATGAAGCAAAAAGTTGTTGTATTTAGTCAGATTGATTCAGAAATTCAAAGTAAATTAGAACAACGTTATGAAGTCATCAATATTAATCCTAAATTGGGTGACGTTAATCAACAACTTTTACAACATGTTGCAAATGCGGATGGCATGATTGGTGCGGGGCGCATGTTGAATGAAGCTAATTTGAATACGGCACAACAACTCAAAATTATTTCAAGTGTCAGTGTCGGTTACGATAACTATGATTTAAATTATTTAAATGAAAAAAATATTTATTTGGCACATACCCCACATGTTTTAACAGAAACGACTGCAGACTTAGCTTTTACGTTATTGATGTCAGCGGCCCGAAAAGTACCGTATTTAGATCAATGGACCAAGCAAGGTCAATGGAAGCGGACAGTAGGTATCAATGAGTTTGGAGTGGATATTTTTGGAAAAACACTCGGAATCATTGGCTTGGGTCATATTGGTGCAGCAATTGCACGCCGTGGTCATTACGGCTTCAATATGAATATTCTGTATCACAATCGCCGTGAAAAAATTGAATTGGCTGAAGCCTTAAATGCTCAATATTGTGATCTTGCGTCCTTACTCGCGCAGTCAGACTTTGTCGTGGTTGCGGTAGATTTGAATGCAGATTCAAAACATTTAATAGGTGCGCTTGAGCTTGCGAAAATGCAGCCACATGTGGTGCTGGTAAATATTTCACGAGGTTCAGTGATTGATGAACAGGCTTTGATTGACGCGCTTAAAGCAAAAAGAATTTTTGCAGCGGGCTTAGATGTCTATCAAATAGAGCCATTACAAGATTCTGAGCTGTTCAGCTTAGATAATGTAGTGACTTTGCCACATGTGGGTTCTGCAACAGCACAGACACGAAAAAGAATGTCGGAACTTGCTTATCAAAACTTGGTAGAGGCTTTGGAGGGTAGAACACCGCGTTATGTGGTGAATCCTAAATTTGCATAA